The Ictidomys tridecemlineatus isolate mIctTri1 chromosome 6, mIctTri1.hap1, whole genome shotgun sequence genome includes a region encoding these proteins:
- the Phlda1 gene encoding pleckstrin homology-like domain family A member 1 yields MRRAPAAERLSELGFPPRCGRQEPPFPLGVTRGWGGWPIQKRREGARPVPFSERSQEDGKSQAARSSRTLWRIRTRLPFCRDSEPPPPLCLLRVSLLCALRAGGRGNRWGEDGARLLLLPPARAAGRGEAEPSGGPPYAGRMLESSGCKALKEGVLEKRSDGLLQLWKKKCCILTEEGLLLIPPKQLQHQQQQQQQQPGQGTAEPSQPSGPAVASLEPPVKLKELHFSNMKTVDCVERKGKYMYFTVVMAEGKEIDFRCPQDQGWNAEITLQMVQYKNRQAILAVKSTRQKQQHLVQQQPPQPQIQPQPQSQPQLQPQPQPQPQPQPQPLPLPLPQPQPQLQLQSQPQPKPQQLHPYSHPHQHPHPHPHPHQLQHPHQQTHPQQHSQPLGHRLLRSTSNSA; encoded by the coding sequence ATGAGGCGTGCGCCGGCAGCCGAGCGCCTCTCGGAGCTGGGCTTTCCCCCGCGGTGCGGGCGCCAGGAGCCGCCTTTTCCGCTGGGTGTCACTCGGGGGTGGGGAGGATGGCCCATTCAAAAGCGCCGCGAGGGGGCCCGGCCAGTGCCCTTCAGTGAGCGCTCGCAAGAGGACGGCAAAAGCCAGGCAGCTCGCAGCTCCAGGACCTTGTGGCGTATCAGGACGCGGTTGCCCTTTTGCCGGGACTCAGAACCGCCACCGCCGCTCTGCCTCCTGCGTGTTAGCCTCCTCTGCGCGCTCCGGGCAGGCGGCCGTGGGAACCGTTGGGGCGAGGACGGCGCGCGGCTGCTACTGCTGCCCCCAGCCCGGGCGGCAGGAAGAGGAGAGGCCGAGCCAAGCGGTGGCCCCCCTTATGCCGGGAGGATGCTGGAGAGCAGCGGGTGCAAGGCACTGAAGGAGGGCGTACTGGAGAAGCGCAGCGACGGGTTGCTGCAGCTCTGGAAGAAAAAGTGCTGCATCCTCACTGAGGAGGGGCTGCTACTTATCCCGCCCAAGCAGCTGCAACACCAacagcaacaacagcagcaacagccCGGGCAGGGGACAGCTGAGCCGTCGCAACCCAGTGGCCCCGCTGTCGCCAGCCTTGAGCCCCCGGTCAAGCTCAAGGAATTGCACTTTTCCAACATGAAGACAGTAGACTGCGTGGAGCGCAAGGGCAAGTATATGTATTTCACTGTGGTGATGGCGGAGGGCAAGGAGATTGACTTTCGGTGCCCGCAGGACCAAGGTTGGAACGCCGAGATCACTCTGCAGATGGTGCAGTACAAGAATCGTCAGGCCATCCTGGCCGTCAAGTCCACGCGGCAGAAGCAGCAGCACCTGGTCCAGCAGCAGCCCCCGCAGCCGCAGATTCAGCCCCAgcctcaatcccagccccagctccagccccagccccagccccaaccccaaccccaaccccaacccctacccctacccctgccccaaccccaaccccaactccAACTCCAGTCTCAGCCCCAACCCAAGCCTCAGCAGCTTCATCCGTACTCGCATCCTCATCAGCATCCACACCcgcaccctcatcctcaccaactACAACATCCGCACCAACAAACGCACCCGCAACAGCACTCGCAGCCACTTGGCCACCGGCTTCTCCGCAGCACCTCCAACTCTGCCTGA